TGCGCGCTCGTCTCCATCGCAGTCGTTCCCTTCGGACAGGTCCACCACATCCAGGGCGTGGACATGTTCAACATCGCCGACATCAACATCGGCCTGCTGGTCATCCTCGGCATCACCTCCATCGGCGTCTACGGCATCGCGCTCTCCGGCTGGTCGTCGAACAACAAGTTCGCGCTCCTCGGCTCCCTCCGTGCCACCTCGCAGATGATCAGCTACGAGCTGGCGCTCGGCCTCTCGCTCGTCGGGGTCGTCCTCCGCGCCCAGTCGCTCAGCCTGCGCGACATCGTCAACAGCCAGTCTGCCCACGGCGCATTGTCTTGGAATGTCTTCGGCGGCTTCCAGATCCTCGCCTTCTTCATCTACCTTATGGCTGCCTACGCCGAGACAAACCGCGCTCCCTTCGACCTTCCCGAGGCCGAATCTGAACTGGTCGCCGGCTACCACACCGAGTACTCCTCCATGAAGTTCGCCATGTTCTTCATGGCCGAGTACGCCAACATGATTACCGTAGCCTGCGTCGCCTCACTCCTCTTCCTCGGCGGCCCCTCGAGTCCCCTCGGGCATCTCCTCCCCGACAACTTTGGCGGCCCTATCCTCACCGCCATCTTTCCCATCTTCTGGTTCGTCGCCAAGGTTTTCGGCTTTCTCCTGCTCTACATCTGGGTGCGAGGCACGCTGCCCCGTTTCCGCTATGACCAGCTGATGGCATTTGGCTGGAAGTTCCTTCTCCCGCTGGCGATGATCAACATCATCCTCACCAGCCTTGTCCTTGCGCTGCGCGGCTAGCCGCGCCAGCAAGCTGTTTTACAATCAGCAGATAGCCAAATATCTGCTGCGTTGAGAAAGATCGAACCGAGATCACCATGCAACTGGCACTCTTCCTCATCTTTGGCGCGCTGGCGGTCGCGGGAGCCATCAACTTCCTGCTGCAAAGGCACCCGGTCAACAGCGCCCTTTCGCTGGTCGTCGTCATGATGTCCCTGGCCGTCCTTTTCTGGTCCCTCGGGGCCGAGTTCCTCGCCGCCGCGCAGGTCATCGTCTACTCCGGCGCCATCATGGTGCTCTTCGTCTTCGTCATCATGCTTTTGAACGCGGGCGAAGAAGAACGAACCCACGGCAGCCGTGCCGCCTACATCGCCGGATTCCCCGGCGCCGCGGCCATCTTCTGCCTCCTCAGCTTCGTCTTCCTCACCGAAGGCAAGTCCCTCGGCGCGGCCCAACTCGGCGGCTACCTCAGCCACGCCGTCTCCAACATCTCC
The Edaphobacter bradus genome window above contains:
- the nuoH gene encoding NADH-quinone oxidoreductase subunit NuoH, with amino-acid sequence MSYLSPFQTFLLLSILKIVVVLVITLSAVAYTVLLERKVLGRMQNRWGPSRVGPFGMLQPLADGIKLFLKEDLMPLASARPLFIIAPIIALTCALVSIAVVPFGQVHHIQGVDMFNIADINIGLLVILGITSIGVYGIALSGWSSNNKFALLGSLRATSQMISYELALGLSLVGVVLRAQSLSLRDIVNSQSAHGALSWNVFGGFQILAFFIYLMAAYAETNRAPFDLPEAESELVAGYHTEYSSMKFAMFFMAEYANMITVACVASLLFLGGPSSPLGHLLPDNFGGPILTAIFPIFWFVAKVFGFLLLYIWVRGTLPRFRYDQLMAFGWKFLLPLAMINIILTSLVLALRG
- a CDS encoding NADH-quinone oxidoreductase subunit J family protein — its product is MQLALFLIFGALAVAGAINFLLQRHPVNSALSLVVVMMSLAVLFWSLGAEFLAAAQVIVYSGAIMVLFVFVIMLLNAGEEERTHGSRAAYIAGFPGAAAIFCLLSFVFLTEGKSLGAAQLGGYLSHAVSNISQVSTLLFRDFLLPFEVTSVLILVAILGAVVLARKEQ